In Homo sapiens chromosome 11, GRCh38.p14 Primary Assembly, one DNA window encodes the following:
- the OR5M10 gene encoding olfactory receptor 5M10, with protein sequence MLSPNHTIVTEFILLGLTDDPVLEKILFGVFLAIYLITLAGNLCMILLIRTNSQLQTPMYFFLGHLSFVDICYSSNVTPNMLHNFLSEQKTISYAGCFTQCLLFIALVITEFYFLASMALDRYVAICSPLHYSSRMSKNICISLVTVPYMYGFLNGLSQTLLTFHLSFCGSLEINHFYCADPPLIMLACSDTRVKKMAMFVVAGFTLSSSLFIILLSYLFIFAAIFRIRSAEGRHKAFSTCASHLTIVTLFYGTLFCMYVRPPSEKSVEESKIIAVFYTFLSPMLNPLIYSLRNRDVILAIQQMIRGKSFCKIAV encoded by the coding sequence ATGTTGTCCCCAAACCACACCATAGTGACAGAATTCATTCTCTTAGGACTGACAGACGACCCAGTGCTAGAGAAGATCCTGTTTGGGGTGTTCCTGGCGATCTACCTAATCACACTGGCAGGCAACCTGTGCATGATCCTGCTGATCAGGACCAATTCCCAACTGCAAACACCCATGTATTTCTTCCTTGGTCACCTCTCCTTTGTAGACATTTGCTATTCTTCCAATGTTACTCCAAATATGCTGCACAATTTCCTCTCAGAACAGAAGACCATCTCCTACGCTGGATGCTTCACACAGTGTCTTCTCTTCATCGCCCTAGTGATCACTGAGTTTTACTTCCTTGCTTCAATGGCATTGGATCGCTATGTAGCCATTTGCAGCCCTTTACATTACAGTTCCAGGATGTCCAAGAACATTTGCATCTCTCTGGTCACTGTGCCTTACATGTATGGCTTCCTTAATGGGCTCTCTCAGACACTGCTGACCTTTCACTTATCCTTCTGTGGCTCCCTTGAAATCAATCATTTCTACTGCGCTGATCCTCCTCTTATCATGCTGGCCTGCTCTGACACCCGTGTCAAAAAGATGGCAATGTTTGTAGTTGCAGGCTTTACTCTCTCAAGCTCTCTCTTCATCATTCTTCTGtcctatcttttcatttttgcagCGATCTTCAGGATCCGTTCTGCTGAAGGCAGGCACAAAGCCTTTTCTACGTGTGCTTCCCACCTGACAATAGTCACTTTGTTTTATGGAACCCTCTTCTGCATGTACGTAAGGCCTCCATCAGAGAAGTCTGTAGAGGAGTCCAAAATAATTGCagtcttttatacttttttgagCCCAATGCTGAACCCATTGATCTATAGCCTACGGAACAGAGATGTAATCCTTGCCATACAACAAATGATTAGGGGAAAATCCTTTTGTAAAATTGCAGTTTAG